The following coding sequences lie in one Deinococcus sp. JMULE3 genomic window:
- the cas5c gene encoding type I-C CRISPR-associated protein Cas5c, protein MLKLKVWSDFACFTRPENKVERVSYDVMTPSAARGVLEAIFWKPEFQWQVREIHVLKEVRRHSILRNEVNTLASAKAAQKWAKDGGGFDAEDDRAQRNALILRDVAYVICADIVLRPHTTDPLAKYTEMFQRRVEKGQAFHQPYLGTREFTAFFSPPEATDTPANVVRQLGGEYAERAGELDLGPMLFDLRFEEVRKGRVKYRAHGEGGPRWVQGNAQPVFFDAKLRHGGVLHVPAELYAPTGGGGA, encoded by the coding sequence GTGTTGAAACTCAAGGTATGGAGTGACTTCGCCTGCTTTACCCGCCCGGAGAACAAGGTGGAGCGCGTCAGTTACGACGTGATGACGCCATCGGCGGCGCGGGGCGTGCTGGAGGCGATTTTCTGGAAGCCGGAATTCCAGTGGCAGGTGCGTGAAATTCACGTTCTGAAGGAGGTGCGGCGGCACAGCATCCTGCGGAACGAGGTGAACACCCTGGCGAGTGCGAAGGCGGCGCAGAAGTGGGCGAAGGACGGCGGGGGCTTCGACGCCGAGGACGACCGCGCCCAGCGCAACGCCCTGATCCTGCGGGACGTGGCCTACGTGATCTGCGCGGACATCGTGCTCAGGCCGCACACGACTGACCCCCTGGCGAAGTACACGGAGATGTTCCAGCGCCGCGTGGAGAAAGGACAGGCGTTCCACCAGCCGTACCTGGGCACGCGGGAGTTCACGGCGTTCTTCAGTCCGCCGGAGGCCACGGACACGCCCGCGAACGTCGTGCGGCAACTGGGCGGCGAGTACGCCGAACGGGCGGGCGAACTGGACCTGGGGCCGATGCTCTTCGACCTGCGTTTCGAGGAGGTCAGGAAGGGCCGCGTGAAGTACCGCGCTCACGGTGAGGGCGGGCCGCGCTGGGTGCAGGGGAACGCGCAGCCCGTGTTCTTCGACGCGAAGTTACGCCACGGGGGAGTGCTGCACGTGCCCGCCGAACTGTACGCGCCCACGGGGGGTGGTGGCGCGTGA
- the cas3 gene encoding CRISPR-associated helicase Cas3' — MNYMGHSPSRERNDGVWQSLKAHVEGVTTLLRQHARFFNHPNADLDAQWLGFMHDLGKYRLEFQRHRLQWEPMTGKEDRTLAVKPCPHSDAGAKALYVALGGQRQRSGELAFAVANHHGALRDIGALTGRLDSTTEEEVDDLLDAACQDIPTFEALFQTPPQLTGLTGAARTLYTRMLLGALVDADRLDTEEHGSPSRAQARKDAHAAQGSMAQLLAKLTGHQAKLAALDAASPKLINALRRDMYTQALGKADLPPGFFRLTMPTGGGKTLTSLGFALRHAAHHAATDENPGMRRVIYGVPFTTIIEQTAQEFRAVLGDINVLEHHSNLEFKEKLETDAPQAPDPLRLATENWDAPVIVTTTVQLFQETLFGNRTAQLRKLHNVAGSVIVLDEAQSLPTHRLTPILEALRELVAHYHVSVVFCTATQPALDDFPSQQSAVELIDNPAHYFRELQRVDYDLSRVNDPVSAAALGAELRQDENERVLCIVNTKKLAHEVYQALGDAPHHFHLSTNMCPHHRREVLKVIRERLQNKQPCRVIATQLIEAGVDVDFPRVYRALGPLEAIVQAAGRCNREGKLQDDGGNHVRGLVTVFRPEEHKLPPGDYRVRTDLANKYLSEQSDLHAPGTFTPYFRELFLHVETDQKIRLDSGHHATIAQLQDEMDFETVARKFQMIEDNTVPVIVRQYAPDEINELLRRILNARESWQVRDDWRKLQRYTVQVLRRDIQILDLHVVSELKARAERLGTEPPELYEWPTKYRYDPKFGLDTGGMDALVY; from the coding sequence ATGAACTACATGGGACACAGCCCGAGCCGGGAACGGAACGATGGCGTCTGGCAGAGCCTGAAAGCCCATGTCGAGGGGGTGACGACGCTGCTGCGCCAGCACGCCCGGTTCTTCAATCACCCGAACGCCGATCTGGACGCGCAGTGGCTGGGGTTCATGCACGACCTCGGCAAGTACCGCCTGGAATTCCAGCGGCACCGGCTGCAATGGGAACCGATGACCGGGAAGGAAGACAGGACGCTCGCCGTGAAACCCTGCCCGCACAGCGACGCAGGCGCCAAGGCCCTGTATGTCGCGCTAGGCGGTCAACGGCAGCGTAGCGGGGAACTGGCGTTCGCCGTGGCGAATCATCACGGCGCGCTGCGGGACATCGGAGCCCTGACCGGGCGGCTGGACAGCACGACAGAAGAGGAGGTCGACGACTTGCTGGACGCTGCCTGCCAGGACATTCCCACCTTCGAGGCCCTGTTTCAGACGCCGCCGCAGCTCACTGGCCTGACGGGCGCGGCCCGCACCCTGTACACACGGATGCTGCTGGGCGCGCTGGTGGACGCAGACCGTCTGGACACCGAGGAGCACGGCAGCCCCAGCCGGGCGCAGGCACGCAAGGACGCGCACGCCGCGCAGGGCAGCATGGCGCAGCTTCTGGCGAAATTGACCGGGCATCAAGCGAAATTGGCTGCGCTGGACGCCGCGAGCCCCAAACTCATCAACGCGCTGCGGCGGGACATGTACACGCAGGCGCTGGGAAAAGCGGACCTCCCGCCCGGGTTCTTCCGCTTGACCATGCCGACCGGGGGCGGGAAAACCCTGACCTCGCTGGGGTTCGCGCTGAGGCACGCCGCGCACCACGCCGCTACGGACGAAAACCCAGGGATGCGCCGGGTGATCTACGGGGTACCGTTCACCACCATCATCGAGCAGACCGCGCAGGAGTTCCGGGCCGTGCTGGGCGACATCAACGTGCTGGAGCACCACAGCAACCTGGAATTTAAGGAGAAGCTCGAAACGGACGCTCCGCAAGCGCCTGACCCGTTGCGTCTCGCCACCGAGAACTGGGACGCGCCCGTGATCGTCACGACCACCGTGCAACTGTTTCAGGAGACGCTGTTCGGGAACCGCACCGCACAACTGCGCAAACTGCACAACGTCGCCGGAAGCGTGATCGTGCTGGACGAGGCGCAGAGCCTGCCCACCCACCGCCTGACCCCCATCCTGGAGGCACTGCGGGAACTGGTGGCCCACTACCACGTGAGCGTCGTGTTCTGCACGGCCACGCAGCCCGCGCTGGACGACTTTCCCAGCCAGCAGTCCGCCGTGGAACTCATCGACAACCCCGCGCATTACTTCCGCGAGTTACAGCGCGTGGACTACGACCTGAGTCGCGTGAACGACCCCGTCAGCGCCGCCGCCCTGGGCGCGGAACTCCGGCAGGACGAGAACGAGCGCGTGCTATGCATCGTGAACACCAAGAAACTCGCGCACGAGGTCTACCAGGCCCTCGGGGACGCGCCGCACCACTTCCACCTGTCCACGAACATGTGCCCGCACCACCGCCGCGAAGTGCTGAAAGTCATCCGGGAGCGCCTGCAAAACAAGCAGCCGTGCCGCGTGATCGCCACGCAGCTCATCGAGGCGGGCGTGGACGTGGACTTCCCCCGCGTGTACCGCGCACTGGGGCCGCTGGAAGCCATCGTGCAGGCCGCCGGGCGCTGCAACCGCGAGGGGAAACTGCAGGACGACGGCGGAAACCACGTGCGCGGCCTCGTCACCGTGTTCCGCCCCGAGGAGCACAAGCTCCCGCCCGGCGACTACCGCGTCCGCACCGACCTGGCGAACAAGTACCTGAGCGAACAGAGCGACCTGCACGCGCCGGGCACCTTCACCCCGTACTTCCGGGAACTGTTCCTGCACGTCGAAACAGACCAGAAGATCAGGCTGGACAGCGGCCACCACGCCACGATCGCGCAACTTCAGGACGAGATGGACTTCGAGACGGTCGCCCGCAAATTCCAGATGATCGAGGACAACACCGTGCCCGTCATCGTCCGCCAGTACGCCCCGGACGAGATCAACGAGCTGCTGCGCCGCATCCTGAACGCCCGCGAGTCCTGGCAGGTCCGGGACGACTGGCGCAAGTTACAGCGGTACACCGTGCAGGTCCTGCGCCGAGACATTCAGATCCTTGACCTGCACGTCGTGTCCGAACTGAAGGCCCGCGCCGAGCGCCTCGGCACGGAACCGCCCGAACTCTACGAGTGGCCCACCAAGTACCGCTACGACCCGAAATTCGGCCTGGACACCGGCGGCATGGACGCCCTGGTGTACTGA
- a CDS encoding YafY family protein translates to MTDTPERIQKCSRLFQIAALLREQHATVRDIARHLYPTASVHGPGWSGIERSIQRDLDDLELLEPDFTRLGGRPPRYRIDTHRTHLHPVQTLVLHAAARLTYHRASGQKTHHAAALNTLTGWLPEHLQPIMHRSLQDLGERRTRTREDLNLEHAATAWLGAHPLRFEYQKPGGSGAWRTNIIHPYLIEAHPQNLDLYVIGREVTFHDDVRTFKLSRMRGLQVIRDDTYTIPATFDPHAFFHAAWGVVGSQHTPPETIHLRFRQDAAYRILEGGYAHLSEPTQNADGSIDVTVTAPVDSSGLPREVIPWILSFGPRVNVLGPDHIRAHWLNELRDAATHATPTDAPMRETPA, encoded by the coding sequence ATGACCGACACCCCCGAGCGCATCCAGAAATGCTCCCGGCTCTTCCAGATCGCCGCCCTCCTGCGCGAACAACACGCCACTGTGCGCGACATCGCCCGCCACCTCTACCCGACCGCCTCCGTGCACGGCCCCGGCTGGAGCGGCATCGAACGCAGCATCCAACGGGACCTCGACGACCTCGAACTGCTCGAACCGGACTTCACGCGCCTGGGCGGACGCCCACCCCGCTACCGCATCGACACCCACCGCACCCACCTCCACCCCGTCCAGACGCTCGTCCTGCACGCCGCCGCCCGCCTCACCTACCACCGCGCCAGCGGCCAGAAAACCCACCACGCCGCCGCCCTGAACACCCTGACCGGCTGGCTCCCCGAACACCTGCAGCCCATCATGCACCGCAGCCTCCAGGACCTCGGGGAACGCCGCACCCGCACCCGCGAGGACCTCAACCTCGAACACGCCGCCACCGCCTGGCTCGGCGCGCACCCCCTGCGTTTCGAGTACCAGAAACCCGGCGGCAGCGGCGCGTGGCGCACCAACATCATCCACCCCTACCTGATCGAAGCGCACCCGCAGAACCTCGACCTGTACGTCATCGGCCGCGAGGTGACCTTCCACGACGACGTCCGCACCTTCAAACTCTCCCGCATGCGCGGCCTGCAGGTCATCCGCGACGACACATACACCATTCCCGCCACCTTCGACCCCCACGCGTTCTTCCACGCCGCCTGGGGCGTCGTCGGCTCACAGCACACCCCGCCGGAAACCATCCACCTCCGCTTCCGGCAGGACGCGGCGTACCGCATCCTCGAAGGCGGCTACGCCCACCTGAGCGAACCCACCCAGAATGCCGACGGCAGCATCGACGTCACCGTCACCGCACCGGTCGACAGCAGCGGCCTGCCGCGCGAGGTCATCCCGTGGATCCTCAGCTTCGGCCCCCGCGTGAACGTCCTCGGGCCGGACCACATCCGCGCACACTGGCTGAACGAACTGCGCGACGCCGCCACACATGCGACACCAACTGACGCGCCCATGAGGGAAACTCCGGCATGA
- a CDS encoding tetratricopeptide repeat protein: protein MPEREFYTVLETLLTGKTWSAARPYFLVAARDLHRRADGRRLRTLLDRVPADVLDDPAWQEVQVWVAYRSGDRELLQRVTSAYPGQFPGFEAHLGAWHDPWPQVLERAERALAGPVGAFEAVVAARFRAVALAQLRAPDWAAAFQQALQRPQSDRDRGLLHLEFGHQLVSAGLEAEARDAWAQAATHLKGDVWALTQAYSNLGIACLRLDDLPAAERALGRAVQVANHPDARGQLSIAWRGLGGLYLWSGQLARAAHAYRLAEEKADDVPLTVMARRGLSRVLRAQGHLDEALEVLRSALHHASVQGGERHAAFTDLAAVQVLIGDHSGARDSLTRAQPSDVAEGWRAQIVQAELARRENQPDWAAHLTGVPATHHLVREEARVYPDTLAALGLSGTVPVWRIDVHLDGPVRVQTPTGELPLKPGEASLLAYLLMNRRSVAVERVLEALDLGSGDVRTRKRQLNRTVKHLREALGWPDAVRHTRDLVILSDVPEWHLHVPENPARLDHFCEGILDPWVTDHRSDTMMRIYPA from the coding sequence GTGCCGGAAAGAGAGTTCTACACCGTGCTGGAAACGCTGCTGACGGGCAAGACGTGGTCAGCAGCGCGCCCCTACTTCCTCGTCGCGGCGCGGGACCTGCACCGCAGGGCCGACGGGCGCAGGCTGCGGACGCTGCTGGACCGCGTCCCGGCCGATGTTCTGGACGACCCCGCCTGGCAGGAAGTACAGGTCTGGGTCGCGTACCGGTCGGGGGACCGCGAGCTCCTGCAGCGCGTCACCTCCGCGTATCCCGGTCAGTTTCCGGGCTTCGAGGCGCACCTGGGGGCGTGGCACGACCCGTGGCCGCAGGTGCTGGAGCGGGCCGAACGGGCACTCGCCGGGCCTGTCGGTGCCTTCGAGGCGGTGGTTGCCGCCCGGTTCAGGGCGGTCGCCCTGGCTCAGCTCCGCGCCCCGGACTGGGCAGCCGCCTTCCAGCAGGCCCTCCAGCGGCCGCAGTCCGACCGGGACCGGGGGTTGCTGCACCTGGAATTCGGTCATCAGCTGGTCAGCGCCGGGCTGGAAGCCGAGGCGCGCGACGCCTGGGCACAGGCCGCCACACACCTGAAAGGAGACGTGTGGGCACTGACGCAGGCGTACTCGAACCTGGGCATCGCCTGCCTGCGCCTGGACGATCTCCCGGCCGCCGAACGAGCCCTGGGGCGGGCGGTTCAGGTGGCGAACCACCCGGACGCCAGGGGTCAGCTCTCCATCGCGTGGCGCGGACTGGGGGGCCTGTACCTGTGGAGCGGGCAGCTGGCCCGCGCCGCGCACGCCTACCGCCTCGCGGAGGAGAAGGCGGACGACGTACCGCTGACCGTCATGGCCCGGCGTGGCCTGAGCCGCGTGCTGCGCGCGCAGGGTCACCTGGACGAGGCGCTGGAGGTCCTGAGGTCGGCCCTGCATCACGCCAGCGTGCAGGGTGGTGAGCGGCACGCCGCCTTCACCGACCTCGCGGCCGTGCAGGTCCTCATCGGGGATCACAGCGGCGCACGCGACAGCCTCACCCGCGCGCAGCCCAGTGACGTCGCGGAAGGCTGGCGGGCGCAGATCGTGCAGGCCGAACTGGCCCGGCGGGAGAACCAGCCGGACTGGGCCGCGCACCTCACTGGCGTGCCCGCCACGCACCACCTCGTCCGTGAGGAGGCGCGCGTCTACCCCGACACCCTCGCCGCACTCGGGCTGAGTGGCACGGTGCCCGTCTGGCGCATCGACGTGCACCTGGACGGCCCCGTCCGCGTGCAGACCCCGACCGGCGAACTGCCCCTGAAACCGGGAGAAGCGTCCCTGCTCGCCTATCTGCTCATGAACCGGAGGAGTGTCGCCGTGGAGCGCGTCCTGGAAGCCCTCGACCTGGGAAGCGGAGACGTCCGAACGCGGAAACGCCAGCTGAACCGCACCGTCAAGCACCTGCGCGAAGCCCTGGGCTGGCCGGACGCCGTGCGGCACACCCGCGACCTCGTCATCCTCTCCGACGTGCCCGAATGGCACCTGCACGTTCCGGAGAATCCGGCCCGACTGGACCACTTCTGTGAGGGCATTCTCGACCCCTGGGTCACCGACCACCGATCTGACACGATGATGCGCATCTATCCTGCCTGA
- a CDS encoding glycoside hydrolase family 16 protein, with product MSRVPPPTGSVQTFEDDFNDPQLNRDRWLPYYLPQWSSRAASAARYALPGTGLHLQITGDQQPWNPTFDGDLRVSSVQTGCWSGPVGSPAGQHRFHPDLRVTEAQPEAWLYTPQYGHFEVALRADLPPGYLGAFWMIGVERHPAQSGEICVCEVFGHERGADAFRVHFGVKPIHDPTLTLDMRSVLIPGSPADLHVYGAEWTPQDVTFRVDGQVVGVVAQSPAYPMQFMLNIYELPYLLPGGERRGPWPKTVEVAWARGWQRA from the coding sequence GTGTCCCGTGTTCCCCCGCCGACCGGGTCTGTCCAGACGTTCGAGGACGACTTCAACGACCCGCAACTGAATCGTGACCGCTGGCTGCCGTACTACCTGCCGCAGTGGTCCAGCCGCGCCGCGTCCGCTGCCCGCTACGCCCTTCCGGGCACTGGACTCCACCTGCAGATCACCGGGGATCAGCAGCCCTGGAATCCCACCTTCGATGGGGATCTGCGTGTGTCCAGCGTTCAGACCGGGTGCTGGTCCGGGCCGGTCGGCAGTCCGGCGGGACAGCACCGCTTCCACCCGGACCTGCGCGTCACCGAGGCGCAGCCCGAGGCGTGGTTGTACACACCGCAGTACGGCCACTTCGAGGTCGCCCTGCGCGCCGACCTGCCCCCCGGGTATCTGGGCGCGTTCTGGATGATCGGCGTGGAACGCCACCCGGCGCAGTCCGGCGAGATCTGCGTGTGCGAGGTGTTCGGGCATGAACGCGGCGCGGACGCCTTCCGGGTGCATTTCGGCGTGAAACCCATCCACGACCCCACGCTGACGCTGGACATGCGCTCGGTCCTGATTCCTGGCAGTCCCGCCGACCTGCACGTCTACGGCGCCGAGTGGACGCCGCAGGACGTCACGTTCCGGGTGGACGGTCAGGTGGTGGGCGTCGTGGCGCAGTCGCCCGCGTACCCGATGCAGTTCATGCTGAACATCTACGAACTGCCGTACCTGCTGCCCGGTGGTGAGCGGCGAGGCCCATGGCCGAAGACGGTGGAGGTCGCGTGGGCGCGCGGCTGGCAGCGGGCCTGA
- a CDS encoding YdiU family protein produces MTALIPFDNSYARELPGFWVSCNPEAAPAPELLFFNRDLALALGLNPDVLGGPDGAAIFSGTRVPEGAEPLAQAYAGHQFGGFSPQLGDGRALLLGEVIDRHGQRRDLTLKGSGRTPFSRRGDGKAAVGPMLREALMGEAMHALGIPTTRALAVTSTGETVQRERPLPGAVLTRVAASHLRVGTFEYFRARRDTDRVRRLADYALARHDPDLTGADDRYLALLRRVAQRQATLVAGWMNVGFIHGVLNTDNVALSGETIDYGPCAFMEAFDPGAVFSSIDHGGRYAYGNQPAVTRWNLARLAETLLPLIATEDSEAAMARAAEQATEVIDAFPGWFAAALLTRQRAKLGLTGNGAGDHTLAADWLTLLQEQRVDYTLGWRRLADAADGNENPLRSLFADPQAPDAWLARWRARAETEGGSPADLNARATRMRRVNPAVIPRNHRVEEALTAASDHGDLGPFQRLMAAIQRPYDETPEQAPYLDPAPAAVTACYRTYCGT; encoded by the coding sequence ATGACCGCCCTGATCCCATTCGACAACTCCTATGCGCGTGAGCTTCCGGGTTTCTGGGTGTCCTGCAACCCGGAGGCCGCGCCCGCGCCGGAACTGCTGTTCTTCAACCGCGACCTCGCCCTGGCCCTGGGTCTGAACCCGGACGTCCTCGGCGGGCCGGACGGCGCCGCGATCTTCTCCGGGACCCGCGTGCCGGAGGGTGCCGAGCCGCTCGCGCAGGCGTACGCCGGGCATCAGTTCGGCGGCTTCTCGCCGCAACTCGGGGATGGGCGCGCCCTGCTGCTCGGCGAGGTCATCGACCGCCATGGGCAGCGCCGCGACCTGACGCTCAAGGGGTCCGGCCGCACGCCCTTCTCCAGGCGCGGCGACGGCAAGGCGGCGGTCGGCCCCATGCTGCGCGAGGCCCTGATGGGGGAGGCCATGCACGCCCTGGGCATCCCCACCACCCGCGCCCTGGCCGTGACATCCACCGGCGAGACCGTTCAGCGGGAACGACCCCTGCCGGGCGCGGTCCTCACGCGCGTGGCGGCCAGTCACCTGCGGGTCGGGACCTTCGAGTACTTCCGCGCCCGGCGTGACACGGACCGCGTCCGGAGACTGGCCGACTACGCCCTCGCCCGGCACGACCCGGACCTCACCGGAGCGGACGACCGGTACCTCGCCCTGCTGCGGCGGGTGGCACAGCGGCAGGCGACCCTGGTGGCCGGGTGGATGAACGTCGGGTTCATTCACGGCGTGCTGAACACCGACAACGTCGCCCTGTCCGGCGAGACGATCGACTACGGCCCGTGTGCGTTCATGGAGGCGTTCGACCCTGGCGCGGTGTTCAGTTCCATCGACCACGGGGGACGCTACGCGTACGGGAATCAGCCGGCCGTGACCCGCTGGAACCTGGCGCGGCTGGCCGAGACGCTGCTGCCCCTCATCGCCACCGAGGACAGCGAGGCGGCCATGGCACGCGCCGCCGAGCAGGCGACCGAGGTGATCGACGCCTTCCCCGGATGGTTCGCGGCGGCGCTGCTGACCAGACAGCGCGCGAAGCTGGGCCTGACCGGAAACGGCGCGGGCGACCACACGCTCGCCGCGGACTGGCTGACGCTGCTGCAGGAGCAACGGGTGGATTACACCCTCGGGTGGCGACGACTGGCCGACGCGGCCGACGGGAACGAGAACCCGCTGCGGTCCCTGTTCGCCGACCCGCAGGCGCCGGACGCCTGGCTGGCCCGCTGGCGCGCACGCGCGGAAACCGAAGGCGGCTCACCCGCCGACTTGAACGCCAGGGCAACGCGCATGCGCCGCGTGAACCCGGCCGTCATCCCACGCAACCACCGCGTGGAGGAAGCCCTGACCGCCGCGTCCGACCACGGAGACCTCGGACCCTTCCAGCGGCTCATGGCCGCCATCCAGCGACCCTACGACGAGACCCCCGAACAGGCGCCATACCTCGACCCGGCCCCCGCCGCCGTGACCGCCTGCTACCGCACCTACTGCGGCACCTGA
- a CDS encoding response regulator: protein MRLLIVDDNMADQYLLREAAETSPSPLDLTFAMDGPHALAILKHLTQEAPGEIPHLILLDIHMPGLSGLDVLERLKTDPQLCAIPVVMLTTSNLPQDISRAFTLRANAYMQKHRDFVAFQDQFHKLVDFWQATLFPVAS from the coding sequence ATGCGACTGCTGATCGTCGACGACAATATGGCCGACCAGTACCTGCTGCGCGAAGCCGCCGAGACTTCACCCAGCCCACTGGACCTGACCTTCGCCATGGACGGCCCCCACGCCCTGGCCATCCTGAAGCACCTGACCCAGGAAGCACCCGGCGAGATCCCGCACCTGATCCTGCTCGACATTCACATGCCCGGCCTCAGTGGCCTGGACGTCCTCGAACGCCTCAAGACCGACCCGCAGCTGTGCGCCATCCCGGTCGTGATGCTCACCACCTCCAACCTCCCCCAGGACATCAGCCGGGCGTTCACACTGCGCGCCAACGCGTACATGCAGAAACACCGCGACTTCGTGGCCTTCCAGGACCAGTTCCACAAACTCGTGGACTTCTGGCAGGCCACCCTGTTCCCCGTCGCCTCCTGA
- a CDS encoding zinc-binding dehydrogenase: MKTLTYHAFGEPQDVLAVHDAPTPEPAAGQVRIRTTLSAIHNHDLWTVRGTYGYRPTLPAIGGTEAVGVIDAVGEGVDAALIGRRVTTAAGRGTWAEAFLAPAGAVIPLPDAITDEAGAQLMAMPFSALALLETLNVQPGDWIIQNAANGAVGRTLALLGRARGVNVINLVRRQDGVTDLAAQGIEHTFATDSDHWKDDVRALVGEASIRAAVDSIGGTASGDLAQLLGMDGTLVSFGSMKGEAMQISSGDVIFKHLTVKGFWGSRIIGDMTPEERARLTRELVTLVASGDLPLPVGGTYALADIRDAVTASLTPGKTGKILLKP, translated from the coding sequence ATGAAGACCCTCACCTACCACGCCTTCGGTGAACCGCAGGACGTCCTCGCCGTCCACGACGCCCCCACGCCCGAACCTGCCGCCGGACAGGTCCGAATCCGCACGACCCTGTCCGCCATCCACAACCACGACCTGTGGACGGTGCGCGGCACATACGGGTACCGCCCGACCCTGCCCGCCATCGGCGGCACCGAGGCCGTCGGCGTGATCGACGCGGTCGGCGAGGGCGTCGACGCGGCCCTGATCGGCCGCCGCGTGACCACCGCCGCCGGACGCGGCACCTGGGCCGAGGCGTTCCTCGCGCCCGCCGGCGCCGTCATCCCGCTGCCGGACGCCATCACGGACGAGGCCGGCGCGCAGCTGATGGCCATGCCGTTCAGCGCACTGGCGCTGCTCGAAACCCTGAACGTGCAGCCGGGCGACTGGATCATCCAGAACGCCGCGAACGGCGCCGTCGGCCGCACCCTGGCCCTGCTGGGCCGCGCGCGCGGCGTGAACGTCATCAACCTCGTGCGCCGCCAGGACGGCGTGACCGACCTCGCCGCGCAGGGCATCGAGCACACCTTCGCGACCGACAGCGACCACTGGAAGGACGACGTCCGGGCCCTCGTCGGGGAGGCGTCCATCCGCGCGGCCGTCGACTCCATCGGCGGGACGGCGTCCGGCGACCTCGCGCAGCTGCTCGGCATGGACGGCACGCTCGTGTCGTTCGGGTCCATGAAGGGCGAGGCGATGCAGATCTCCTCCGGCGACGTGATCTTCAAACACCTGACCGTCAAGGGCTTCTGGGGCAGCCGCATCATCGGCGACATGACCCCCGAGGAACGCGCCCGCCTGACACGTGAACTGGTCACGCTCGTCGCCAGCGGCGACCTGCCCCTCCCGGTCGGCGGGACGTACGCCCTGGCCGACATCCGCGACGCGGTCACCGCGTCCCTGACGCCCGGCAAGACCGGCAAGATCCTCCTGAAACCCTGA
- a CDS encoding organic hydroperoxide resistance protein, which produces MKIFYKTRATATGGRSGRTALDDGSLAFDLAVPGSSKQGANPEQLFALGYAACFDNAMQGVAREMKLPAFESSTAAQVGIGQRPEGGYALDIDLDVTISGLDEATAQTLVDATHQVCPYSNATRGNVDVRVHVKVA; this is translated from the coding sequence ATGAAGATCTTCTACAAGACCCGCGCCACCGCCACCGGCGGCCGTTCCGGCCGCACCGCCCTCGACGACGGCAGCCTCGCCTTCGACCTCGCCGTGCCCGGCAGCAGCAAACAGGGCGCGAACCCCGAACAGCTGTTCGCGCTCGGGTACGCCGCCTGCTTCGACAACGCCATGCAGGGCGTCGCCAGGGAAATGAAACTCCCGGCCTTCGAGTCCAGCACCGCCGCGCAGGTCGGCATCGGCCAGCGCCCCGAGGGCGGCTACGCGCTCGACATCGACCTGGACGTCACCATCAGCGGCCTGGACGAGGCGACCGCGCAGACGCTCGTGGACGCCACGCACCAGGTCTGCCCGTACTCCAACGCCACGCGCGGCAACGTCGACGTCCGCGTGCACGTGAAGGTGGCCTGA
- a CDS encoding TetR/AcrR family transcriptional regulator: MTGSASRTQTRQHLLDVGRTLILQRGYGGVGLKELLDESGVPKGSFYHYFDSKEAFGVTLLDTYFAEYETRLQAHFAQPTSAFDRLMRFWQAWLDHVDAGGIAHRCLVVKLAAEIADLSGPMREVVHAGTTRLIEQVAAVITEGQRDGTVNAAVPALALSRTLYGQWIGAAILAKVNRTPAALQDALSVTRHMLTPQGGTP; the protein is encoded by the coding sequence GTGACTGGCTCAGCATCCCGAACCCAGACCCGTCAGCACCTGCTGGATGTCGGCCGGACCCTCATCCTGCAGCGGGGATACGGTGGCGTGGGCCTCAAGGAACTGCTCGACGAGAGCGGCGTTCCGAAAGGCTCCTTCTACCACTACTTCGACTCGAAGGAAGCCTTCGGCGTCACGCTGCTCGACACGTACTTCGCGGAGTACGAGACGCGCCTGCAGGCCCACTTCGCCCAGCCCACCAGCGCCTTCGACCGCCTGATGCGCTTCTGGCAGGCGTGGCTCGACCACGTCGACGCGGGCGGCATCGCGCACCGCTGCCTCGTCGTGAAACTCGCCGCCGAGATCGCCGACCTCTCGGGCCCCATGCGTGAGGTCGTGCACGCCGGCACCACCCGCCTGATCGAACAGGTCGCGGCCGTCATCACCGAGGGCCAGCGCGACGGCACCGTGAATGCCGCCGTGCCCGCCCTGGCGCTGTCGCGCACCCTGTACGGCCAGTGGATCGGCGCGGCCATCCTCGCCAAGGTGAACCGTACCCCCGCCGCGCTGCAGGACGCGCTCAGCGTCACCCGCCACATGCTCACGCCCCAGGGAGGCACCCCATGA